In Fibrobacterota bacterium, the DNA window GCTCCTTTTCCAATCCCGACCCTTATGTCGCCAAAGACGCTTATATGGCGTTCGGGAATCCCGCGGCCTTGAACCTCACGGGCATCATCACCATGGAAGCCTGGGTCAAGTGGACTCGCCGGGATAAGCATCGCATCATCATCTGCCACGGCGGGGCCGTCAAGCCGGCGGCGGTCAACGAAACCGTGCTACGTATCGGGGAGACTCTCGATTATCGGGCCGGAGTCTGGACCGGCAAGGATCATTACGCCGCTTCGGTGGTTCCCCCTTCGGATAGCGGCGTGTGGGTGCACCTGGGCGGCGTGAACGACGGCGCAGCGTGGACCTTGTACCGCAATGGCGAGAAGGTGGCGTCGCTCGCGTCCGACACCGGGGCGATGCCTTCGACCGGGGGTTGGCGCATCGGGGCGGAGTTCGCCACCATCGGTTCGACCACCGCCACGGGGGTGACGCGCTACTTCAGCGGATCCTTGGATGAAGTCCGTATCGCATCGGTGGCGCGAAGCGCGGATTGGTTTAAGCTGGCCTATGCGACCCAAAAGGATGGCCAGACCGCGGTGAAATGGTCCGGCGCGACGGGCGTACGGCTGTCGGTTCCGGTCGGACGCATGCGGAGCGGCGGGCTTCGCGCCGGCCTATGGACGGTTCCCAAGGCGGGGAAGACCGGATTGATCGACGCTTCCGGCGCCCTGTTACCCGTCCCTTGATCCGGAAAGGGAAATCCCATGCGATATCGTGAACTCGGCGACACGGGCCTGAAGGTTTCGGTGATCGGCCTGGGCACCTGGCAGTTCGGCGGGGAGTGGGGACGCGCCTACGGACCGGCCGAGGCGGGAGCCATCCTGGGCCGGGCGCGGGATCTGGGCATCAACCTTTTGGATACGGCCGAGTGCTACGGGCCCGATCATCTCTCCGAATCCCTGATCGGCCAATCCCTGCCGGGGCGGCGCGAGGATTGGATCATCGCCACCAAATTTGGTCATCACTTCACGGCGCACAACCAAGGCGATACTGCTTGATCGGTGGATCAGGTAACGGCTCAATTGGATGCCTCCCTGCGGGCCTTACGCACCGATTACGTGGATCTTTACCAGTTCCATTCCGGACTGGACGCGGAATTCTTCCGCGAAGAACTTTGGGCTGCCTTACAGGCCCAGGTGCGCGCCGGCAAGATCCGCCATTTGGGGGTTTCCATCAGTTCCCAAGCCGAGAACCTGGCGCAAGTCGAGGCCGCCCCGCGTTTCGGCATCCGCGCCGTGCAGTTGGTTTATAACCGGCTGGACGATGGCCCGGAAGCGCGGGTGCTGCCCGCCTGCGCCCGCCTCAAGCTGGGGGCATTGGCGCGCGTGCCGCTGGCCAGCGGATACCTGTCCGGCAAATACCGTCCCGGCCACGTCTTTCCCGCCGACGACGTGCGTTCTTCCCAGAATGCGGCTAAAGCCGCCGCCCGCATCGGGAAAGCCTTGGAAATCGGCCGCACCGAGGTTCCGGCCGGCATGGACATGGCCCGTTGGGCCCTGGCCTGGTGCCTGCGACGGCCGGAGGTAACCGCCGTGATACCCGGGGCGAAGGATCCCGCCCAAGTCGAACTCAATGCGGCGGCCGCGGACGTCGCCTGGCCTCCGTAGTAGGTTTGCCTTCGGAACCGGGATTGGCTTCGGAACCGCCTCAGACGGGGGCTTCCGCAGGGGCCTTCGCGCCTTCCAGGGCGGAGCGCACGATGTGCGTGAGTTGGCCGTGGGAGAAGGGCTTGGCGAGGAATAGGGATTGGGGCGTACCTACCCCGCCGCGAACCACCTCGTCGTCGGTGTAGCCCGACATGAAAACCACCCGTAAGCCGGGGTTCAGCTCGCGCAGTTCCTTGGCCAACTCGCGCCCGCTCTTGCCCGACAAGACGATATCGGTGAGCAGCAGGTCCAGGCGCCCGGAATGGTTCTCATACATGTAAAGGGCCTCGCGGGCCCCGCTGGCCTCCAGTACCATGTACCCCTGGGCTTCCAGCACTTGGCGTACCAGGTTGCGGACGTTGTCCTCGTCTTCCACCACCAGAACGGTTTCGGAAGGCCGCCCGGGAGCGGTGGTTTCAATCCTGCCGGGAGCGCGGCCCGTCCAATCCTCGACGCAACGCGGGAAGTAGGCGATGAAGGATGCGCCCCGTCCTTCCTCGCTCGCCACCTTGAGACCGCCTTTGCTCTGTTCCATGATTCCGTATACCGTCGACAACCCCAGCCCGGTGCCCTTGCCCGCGGCCGCGCCGTTCTGCTTCGTCGAGAAAAAGGGCTCGAACAGACGATCCTTCACGGTCATGTCCATGCCTATGCCGGAGTCCCGTACTTCCACGCAGACGTACGATCCGGGCTCGGGCTTGAGGTGGAAATCGGATTCCCGTCCCGTCACTTCCGCGTTACGGGTGGCGATGGAAAGGACCCCTCCCGAAGGCATGGCATCCCTCCCGTTCAGGACCAGGTTCATGACCACCTGCGCCACTTGGCCGGGATCCGCCTTGACCTTGCCGATGCTTCCGGTCTCCACCTTGAATTCAATACTCGGATCGATCAGGCGGGAGAGCATCTTTTCCAAATCGAGGATGACGGCGTTGAGATCGAGCACGGAAGGCACGATCACCTGCTTGCGGCTGAAAGCCAGCAACTGTTGCGTCACCAGGGCCGCGCGGTCCCCGGCCTTGCGGATTTCCTCGACGAAGGCGCGATTGGGATCCTCGGCGGGCAGGCGCGCCAGGACCACCTCGCTGTAGCCGTTGATGGCGGTCAGCAGGTTGTTGAAATCATGGGCCACCCCGCCCGCCAGGCGGCCCACCGCTTCCATCTTCTGCGTCTGGCGGATGTGCTCCTCGGCATGCCGCAGCTTTTCGTTGGCCGCATGGGCCTCCTCCACCAGCACGGCCATGCGGCGCAGGGCGGAACGCTTGAGGGACAAGGCGGTCGCCAGGATCAGGCCGGTGAGGGAAACCGTACCCAGGAATGCTTGCAAGAGGAGCAATGACGTGTTCTGATCGCGGAGGGCGAAGGGCCCGTAGCCGCGCAAGTTGCCGGTGACCGCGATCGCTCCCAGTAGCATGACGGCCGCGGCGGCGCCGCGCTGGCCGAAGCGGTAGCAAGCCCAAATCAGGAAAGGAAGCCCGAGGTATTCGAGAGGCAGGTTCCGTTGGCCTACCGGTAACCATCCCCCGAAGGCGGCCTGGCCGGCCAGGAAAAGGCCTGTGGCCAGCGCGAGGCCTTCCGCCAGGCGAATCCGGTTGAGTCGGAATGAGACGCGCCTTCCCACCAAGATGAGGAACGGCGCCAAGACCCACGCGCTGATGGTATCCCCCATCCACCACGTGAACCAGACGCGCGGGGCCAAGTCGTAAGTCGCCAGACCGCGCATGAGCAATACGCCGGTGCCCACTCCCGCCGAGAGCGTCGTGGCCATCATGCCCGGGCCTAAGGCGAACTTGCAAATGTTCGGGATGGTATCGAAAGCGTCCCGCCCCGCGCAGAAGCGTACGGCCA includes these proteins:
- a CDS encoding LamG domain-containing protein, producing SFSNPDPYVAKDAYMAFGNPAALNLTGIITMEAWVKWTRRDKHRIIICHGGAVKPAAVNETVLRIGETLDYRAGVWTGKDHYAASVVPPSDSGVWVHLGGVNDGAAWTLYRNGEKVASLASDTGAMPSTGGWRIGAEFATIGSTTATGVTRYFSGSLDEVRIASVARSADWFKLAYATQKDGQTAVKWSGATGVRLSVPVGRMRSGGLRAGLWTVPKAGKTGLIDASGALLPVP
- a CDS encoding MASE1 domain-containing protein; this translates as MRFNNMHRLRQAAILASLTGVYYLAGRYGLSLATLNSSASPVWPPTGLALAAMVLLGRWVWPSVLVGAFLVNMSASGDWAASLLIAGGNSLEALAGAWMAVRFCAGRDAFDTIPNICKFALGPGMMATTLSAGVGTGVLLMRGLATYDLAPRVWFTWWMGDTISAWVLAPFLILVGRRVSFRLNRIRLAEGLALATGLFLAGQAAFGGWLPVGQRNLPLEYLGLPFLIWACYRFGQRGAAAAVMLLGAIAVTGNLRGYGPFALRDQNTSLLLLQAFLGTVSLTGLILATALSLKRSALRRMAVLVEEAHAANEKLRHAEEHIRQTQKMEAVGRLAGGVAHDFNNLLTAINGYSEVVLARLPAEDPNRAFVEEIRKAGDRAALVTQQLLAFSRKQVIVPSVLDLNAVILDLEKMLSRLIDPSIEFKVETGSIGKVKADPGQVAQVVMNLVLNGRDAMPSGGVLSIATRNAEVTGRESDFHLKPEPGSYVCVEVRDSGIGMDMTVKDRLFEPFFSTKQNGAAAGKGTGLGLSTVYGIMEQSKGGLKVASEEGRGASFIAYFPRCVEDWTGRAPGRIETTAPGRPSETVLVVEDEDNVRNLVRQVLEAQGYMVLEASGAREALYMYENHSGRLDLLLTDIVLSGKSGRELAKELRELNPGLRVVFMSGYTDDEVVRGGVGTPQSLFLAKPFSHGQLTHIVRSALEGAKAPAEAPV